Below is a genomic region from Treponema sp. OMZ 798.
AAAATATTTTCTATAATGAAGAAGTATATAATGCCTTAAAGGAAAATGGTATTTCAGAAAAAACAATGAATAAGATAAAAGATACAAATATAAATAATGTAAAAAGTAAAGATTTGCAATTAATATCTAGTTTGTTAAGAAAAAAGACGAATGCGTACAATAATAAAAAATCAAAAACCAATGAAGTTGGAAAAATTATTTTAGGTTTATTTCAATCGCCTGATTATAAATTTAAAGATTTCAAAGCTGTGATTATAAACGGATATAAAAATAATATTTCCTTATGGAAGGAAATTCTTCATATTAATTTATCTGAAAAGTTACAGAAAGTAAATATTCCATATTTTATTCTACAGGGAGAGACAGATATAGTTGCATCTACAAAAATCGTAAAGGAGATTTGTGAAAGTATAAATAATAGAAATTTACAGTATAAAATAATAAAAAATTCAGGACATTTCCCAAGTAAAGAAATGATGGATGAACTTTTTAAACTATTATTAAGTATGAAAGGATAACATTCTAACACCCGCTTCAACCTGACATTGCGGACGAACCGCAAATGCAGGTTAAGCGAATGTTAGATTGACCTGCCTACGGCAGGCAGGTGCGGAACCAATCAAAGCATTCTTTCGACGAAAAATAAAAATAATTGCAATGAAAAAAAAACATTGCGAAAGGATGGTTGAAAGATGAAACAAAAGAGGTTAGTTTCAATGTTATTAGTTGCAGCATTATGTACTACATCATTGTTTGCAATTGATCTGAGTGTTGGTGGTGGTATTGATTTTACACATGCCACAAAAAAAGCAGAGATTGATACAGGGTGGTTTAAGGTTAGCCCTAAAGCAACTGGTAATTTTTTTGGTGTAAAATGTTTTTTTGATGCACAATATGTTTTGGGTACTCTCGGTTTTAGCTTTGGTAGTAGTGAAGTTACTCCTTTGGTATCTGGAATTAATATGAGTTACTTTAATATGGCTTTTTTTGGAAAATATCCATTTACAGTTGGTATTGCAAAGATTTATCCCCTGTTTGGATTTGATTTAAATTTTAATATTTCTTGTAAAAAAGATGGAGAAAATTATAAAGAGAATCTTGATTCAAGTTATAATTTTCATCGACATTATGTTGCATTTGGTGTTGGATCAGATGTTTATGTAAAAGAAAGATTATTTTTAAAGCCTAGTTTATTACTTGGATTTCAGATGAATAAAAATATGGGTTCAGCAGC
It encodes:
- a CDS encoding alpha/beta fold hydrolase; its protein translation is MNKIRRSVIDNNKVSKLLLFSLGGFSQKVLIEGRCDDLPILITLHGGPGTPIPFSVGCRGMFPQFTDNFIMVYWDQLGCGINNHEIDNHFTINHFVQMTCDLIDAIKKEFPSNKLFIFSMSWGSILSLLVSEQKTELIDGVVASGQIVKNIFYNEEVYNALKENGISEKTMNKIKDTNINNVKSKDLQLISSLLRKKTNAYNNKKSKTNEVGKIILGLFQSPDYKFKDFKAVIINGYKNNISLWKEILHINLSEKLQKVNIPYFILQGETDIVASTKIVKEICESINNRNLQYKIIKNSGHFPSKEMMDELFKLLLSMKG